One Kitasatospora sp. NBC_01287 DNA window includes the following coding sequences:
- the mltG gene encoding endolytic transglycosylase MltG: MDQDAMPGLTPGHLGAPPQEPQPQPLPSGADAGAPAAPTSWHATAADLAADLDPQAEPGGEDEPPPTRPDRTRLACGLTLLLLVLLVGGALLTARAFFTRSGPTRPADFAGAGSGAVVEISVPQGATLTTIGRLLQANQVVASVEGFVDAAGTGVGSTRIQPGTYALKHRMSSQAALGVLDNPANANALTIPEGRRASQVYPAVDQRLGLPAGSTEQIAKQHLAELGLPDYAGGNIEGLLFPSTYTVTKDTTALGLLQEMVKRGTGAYSDAGLDHPMTGGLTPYQALVVASLVQGESDNPDDMAKVARVIYNRLARAMPLQLDSTINYALGRTTLHTSVTDTQLDSPFNTYRAPGLPPTPIDNPGPDALHAALEPAAGDWIYFVTVRPGDTRFTDSEQQQRKNVDEFNAYQAKHGASPSGSPTGSPAPSGH; the protein is encoded by the coding sequence ATGGACCAGGACGCGATGCCCGGCCTGACGCCGGGCCACCTCGGTGCCCCGCCGCAGGAGCCGCAGCCGCAGCCGCTGCCCTCCGGCGCAGATGCCGGGGCGCCCGCCGCACCGACCTCGTGGCACGCGACCGCGGCCGACCTCGCGGCCGACCTCGACCCGCAGGCCGAGCCCGGCGGCGAGGACGAGCCGCCGCCGACCCGGCCCGACCGCACCAGGCTGGCCTGCGGTCTGACCCTGCTGCTGCTCGTGCTGCTCGTCGGGGGCGCGCTGCTGACCGCCCGCGCGTTCTTCACGCGCTCCGGCCCGACCAGGCCGGCCGACTTCGCCGGCGCCGGCAGCGGCGCCGTGGTGGAGATCTCCGTGCCGCAGGGCGCCACCCTGACCACCATCGGCCGGCTGCTGCAGGCGAACCAGGTGGTGGCCAGTGTCGAAGGCTTCGTGGACGCCGCCGGCACCGGGGTCGGCAGCACCCGGATCCAGCCCGGCACCTACGCGCTCAAGCACCGGATGTCCTCGCAGGCCGCGCTGGGCGTGCTCGACAACCCGGCCAACGCCAACGCGCTGACCATCCCGGAGGGCCGTCGGGCCAGCCAGGTGTATCCGGCCGTCGACCAGCGGCTCGGCCTGCCGGCCGGCAGCACCGAGCAGATCGCCAAGCAGCACCTGGCCGAGCTGGGCCTGCCCGACTACGCGGGCGGCAACATCGAGGGCCTGCTCTTCCCCTCCACCTACACGGTGACGAAGGACACCACCGCGCTCGGGCTGCTCCAGGAGATGGTCAAGCGCGGCACCGGCGCCTACTCGGACGCCGGCCTCGACCACCCGATGACCGGTGGGCTGACGCCCTATCAGGCCCTGGTGGTGGCCAGCCTGGTCCAGGGGGAGTCGGACAACCCGGACGACATGGCCAAGGTGGCCCGGGTGATCTACAACCGGCTGGCCCGCGCCATGCCGCTGCAACTGGACTCGACCATCAACTACGCGCTGGGCCGCACCACGCTGCACACCTCGGTCACCGACACCCAGCTGGACTCGCCCTTCAACACCTACCGGGCCCCGGGCCTGCCGCCGACCCCGATCGACAACCCCGGGCCCGACGCGCTGCACGCGGCGCTGGAGCCGGCGGCGGGGGACTGGATCTACTTCGTCACAGTACGACCCGGCGACACCAGGTTCACCGACAGTGAGCAGCAGCAGCGCAAGAACGTCGACGAGTTCAACGCCTACCAGGCCAAGCACGGTGCCTCGCCCAGTGGTTCGCCCACTGGCTCGCCCGCACCGAGCGGGCACTGA
- the ruvX gene encoding Holliday junction resolvase RuvX translates to MEQQLPPSSGAEEPTPWRRGRRIAVDVGDARIGVASCDPDGLIATPVETVPAGGRSQARLKAIVEEYDAIEVVVGLPRSLNGKEGPAAEKVRGYAGRLAALLAPVPVRLVDERMTTVTAAQGMRASGVKAKKGRAAIDQAAAVVILQSALETERVSGRAPGESVAPTS, encoded by the coding sequence ATGGAGCAGCAGCTGCCGCCCTCGTCCGGGGCCGAGGAGCCCACGCCCTGGCGCCGGGGCCGGCGGATCGCCGTCGACGTCGGCGACGCCCGGATCGGGGTCGCCTCCTGCGACCCCGACGGGCTGATCGCCACGCCCGTGGAGACGGTCCCCGCCGGGGGGCGCTCCCAGGCCCGGCTCAAGGCGATCGTGGAGGAGTACGACGCGATCGAGGTGGTGGTCGGCCTGCCGCGCTCGCTCAACGGCAAGGAGGGCCCCGCGGCCGAGAAGGTCCGCGGCTACGCGGGCCGGCTCGCCGCGCTGCTCGCGCCGGTGCCGGTGCGGCTGGTCGACGAGCGGATGACCACCGTCACCGCGGCCCAGGGCATGCGCGCCTCCGGCGTGAAGGCCAAGAAGGGCCGCGCGGCGATCGACCAGGCCGCCGCCGTGGTGATCCTGCAGAGCGCGCTGGAGACCGAACGGGTGAGTGGCCGGGCACCCGGCGAGAGTGTCGCGCCGACCAGCTGA
- the mltG gene encoding endolytic transglycosylase MltG — MTDLGRGYGSQPWHDAEPGYGEQQAAVPGEQEYPPQEPYGQGHQYPVQGQDQYGQQQAYVPMDPYAQQQQWQQDQQLQQQPQQQVYQPYPQQQGGYPQQQGGYVGQQGYPQQGGYPQQQIPQQMPQQMPLQQAPQQSFPQQMQPQQQMPQQLQPQQPFPQQQVPPMHQQPHLAPQQMQPQQPQIPHQQAPHQQFPQQQIPHQQVAQPAQPAPAAPRPSGPGPDGIDWEAEAAALEAGDRPAAEQYAEDGDFHEGDFHEGDYAEEGEFTEDGEHAEGEAFHEDGDGTAGDYAEGEEEYDSFLGGEDDSQEAQADRKAKGKKSGLRNSGACLVVALVLLGGLGGAGYWGYGAYKHAIAPPADFQGNGTGKVQVQILDGSSAGDMAVVLKNADVVKSTGAFNNAYAKAGKPIQPGYYDMQKEMSGDAAVALMISEAGGDSLIIPEGKKASDIYAMIDTKLKLAAGTAAAAAKANAANLGLPSYANGNPEGFLWPTKYSVAQGMKPEDLLKQMVSNALTEYSQLNLDSAAPTIGLKNAYDVITEASILQAEGNNVADFGKMARVISNRLNGPLTKDLTKHVLGMDTTLQYSVGSKTLTSAQINDASNKYNTFINPGLPPTPISNPGEAAIQAVLNPTPGGWIFFIAMSPTETRFSSTKDEHSQNVKEYCTDHGQGFDAEHLTCK, encoded by the coding sequence ATGACTGATCTGGGTCGGGGCTACGGCTCCCAGCCGTGGCACGACGCCGAGCCCGGCTACGGTGAGCAGCAGGCCGCCGTCCCCGGGGAGCAGGAGTACCCCCCGCAGGAGCCGTACGGGCAGGGGCACCAGTACCCGGTGCAGGGCCAGGACCAGTACGGGCAGCAGCAGGCGTACGTGCCGATGGATCCGTACGCGCAGCAGCAGCAGTGGCAGCAGGACCAGCAGCTTCAGCAGCAACCGCAGCAGCAGGTCTACCAGCCGTACCCGCAGCAGCAGGGCGGCTACCCCCAGCAGCAGGGCGGGTACGTCGGTCAGCAGGGCTACCCGCAGCAGGGTGGCTACCCGCAGCAGCAGATCCCCCAGCAGATGCCGCAGCAGATGCCGCTGCAGCAGGCGCCGCAGCAGTCGTTCCCCCAGCAGATGCAGCCGCAGCAGCAGATGCCGCAACAGCTGCAGCCCCAGCAGCCGTTCCCGCAGCAGCAGGTGCCGCCGATGCACCAGCAGCCGCACCTCGCGCCGCAGCAGATGCAGCCGCAGCAGCCGCAGATCCCGCACCAGCAGGCCCCGCACCAGCAGTTCCCCCAACAGCAGATCCCGCACCAGCAGGTCGCTCAGCCCGCTCAGCCCGCGCCGGCGGCCCCCCGGCCGTCCGGTCCCGGCCCTGACGGGATCGACTGGGAGGCCGAGGCCGCCGCGCTGGAGGCCGGCGATCGGCCCGCCGCCGAGCAGTACGCCGAGGACGGCGACTTCCACGAGGGCGACTTCCACGAGGGCGACTACGCCGAGGAAGGCGAGTTCACCGAGGACGGCGAGCACGCCGAGGGCGAGGCGTTCCACGAGGACGGCGACGGCACCGCGGGCGACTACGCCGAGGGCGAGGAGGAGTACGACTCCTTCCTGGGCGGCGAGGACGACAGCCAGGAGGCCCAGGCCGACCGCAAGGCCAAGGGAAAGAAGTCGGGCCTGCGCAACAGCGGCGCCTGCCTGGTGGTGGCCCTGGTCCTGCTCGGTGGCCTCGGCGGCGCGGGTTACTGGGGCTACGGCGCCTACAAGCACGCCATCGCCCCGCCGGCCGACTTCCAGGGCAACGGCACGGGCAAGGTGCAGGTCCAGATCCTGGACGGCTCGTCCGCCGGCGACATGGCCGTCGTGCTGAAGAACGCCGACGTGGTCAAGAGCACCGGCGCCTTCAACAACGCCTACGCCAAGGCCGGCAAGCCGATCCAGCCGGGCTACTACGACATGCAGAAGGAGATGTCCGGGGACGCCGCGGTGGCGCTGATGATCAGCGAAGCCGGTGGCGACTCGCTGATCATCCCCGAGGGCAAGAAGGCGTCGGACATCTACGCGATGATCGACACCAAGCTCAAGCTCGCCGCCGGCACCGCCGCGGCCGCCGCGAAGGCGAACGCGGCCAACCTGGGCCTGCCGTCCTACGCGAACGGCAACCCGGAGGGCTTCCTGTGGCCGACCAAGTACTCGGTCGCCCAGGGCATGAAGCCCGAGGACCTGCTCAAGCAGATGGTCAGCAACGCGCTCACCGAGTACAGCCAGCTCAACCTGGACTCCGCGGCCCCGACGATCGGCCTGAAGAACGCCTACGACGTGATCACCGAGGCGAGCATCCTGCAGGCGGAGGGCAACAACGTCGCCGACTTCGGCAAGATGGCCCGGGTCATCAGCAACCGGCTCAACGGCCCTCTCACCAAGGACCTCACCAAGCACGTGCTCGGCATGGACACCACGCTGCAGTACTCGGTGGGCTCCAAGACCCTGACCTCGGCGCAGATCAATGACGCGTCGAACAAGTACAACACCTTCATCAACCCGGGCCTGCCGCCGACCCCGATCTCCAACCCGGGCGAGGCCGCGATCCAGGCGGTGCTCAACCCGACCCCGGGCGGCTGGATCTTCTTCATCGCGATGAGCCCGACCGAGACGCGGTTCTCCAGCACCAAGGACGAGCACTCGCAGAACGTCAAGGAGTACTGCACCGACCACGGCCAGGGGTTCGACGCGGAGCACCTCACCTGCAAGTAG